ctatctatctacaCTACACATACAGGGAGGAGTTTTGGCGTTTTGCCCAAGGTCTAGCAAGATCTTGCCTTTGACAGGGCTGATTTTTCAGTGTTCTGAAGCCAGGCAAGAACACGATGATGACCAGTATACGAGGCATCTGGGCCACACCAAAGTCTGTTAAAATATATTGATGCCCGTCATTTTGAAGGGCttaaagacaagatgaactgaACTCTATTGATCTGTGATGGGCAGTGAATGTTTGTTTACATTTTCAAGTGCAGCAGCTTTGGCCATACATTGCAGCACCTGTTGAAGTCGGCAAGCGATGCTCCTGTAGGCTCGGATACCTTGTCTAGTCTGCGGCGTAATGGTGATCCCATGACATTTCACTCTGCTATGCCGCAGGCCGACTTGGACTCATTTGACGCTCCCACAGTTTTTCTTGATTAAGAGTGACTCGTTTCATTGCCATTGAATAACTAGTATACTCTGTACCCAGCTGTTTTTTAACTATGTCATAGCCTCGTATGTATTTCGTAAGCTTTATATTAGCCTTTTAACTTTGACTGAATTTGTATGGGCTAGGCTCGGGATAACGAACGATGGCTAGATGGGAACGAGAGCACGGTATTAGCCATAGGATAAAAATGTGTGGCCGGTGAGCGTGGCCTGATGGGGGGTCGGCTGGAATGATAGGCCAAGAATGTGGGCGAGCATGGAAGGATTCGTAAGAAGGACTGTTGGTTGAGggaagcttgttgttgttgcagatTGATTGGTAGTATAGGTGTTGGTATGATGGCTTCAGAGGTTACATTTCGCTACTACTTGATTACACGACCTCTGAAAATTGGTGATGATTTACTGTTCAACTCTCGCCAAGACTGGAATTTCAATACATATGCACTGAAACATAACCATCATCTATCTGGTGGCTTCTGCTTGGTGGTTGGGCGAAAATTGAATCAGACcttttgtcaagtcaagccaaCAAGGACCCTATTTTGTTATATGCAGCTTATTCGACCAAACCGGGTTCCTACCAATTGGATGCAACCCGCCACCAAATTGCTTTGTTTCTCGGCATTTGCCTGCATTTTCCCCtatttttcttctctttccccAAATAACCTTGCAGCATTTCAATGTACATCATGACTGTGCATCTGCAGTCTGGGTCTATGGATGGTTACACTGCAGAGAGACCTTTTTTTAAACACAACGGCCGGCAAGGAATAtgagttgatggaggggGAGTGTATCTAGCACcacaaaagacaaagagagtctgtctttgtcttgtacGCGGATATGCAACTAGCCCGATTAGGTAATAACCTGGAAACAGTCGTTGCTGCAGAAAACGTCAGAGCTTCAGTCTCCTTTGCTGTATTGTATATCCACAGTTTCACTGAGTCCAAGTGAGAGAATGGACATGACAACTCGACGATATGGGTTTCCCCGATAAACCTTCTGCCCATCTTTTGGGTGCCAATGGTAACGTTTCacccttctttctttattcaacatctctctcactctctctCCGTCTCTCCGTCTCTCCGTCTtaccctcaccctcaccctcacACTCTTCCTCACCCTCGTCGTTCCAGctttcagcttcagcttcaccTTCAGGCGTGGCGTCTTGCTCTCAgtaacatcacatcacatcatgcCATACAGAGTCCCATGCCACCCAAACTCACCTACCAACTCGAGGCATATGCCGCGCTGATGCCCAATACTTGTCTCACATGACCAACAAGTTAACTAACAAATAAAAACTCAAAGGTCCGGTCCATGCCCTTGCATACTCCGCTTCACCAGGCACCTACATCCTCACCGGCTCAGCGGACCGAGCCATCCGCCTCTACAACCCATTCCCCAGCACATCCGCCCCAGGCGACGATCGCCACAGCATACCACAGGGTCGCCTCATCCAGAACTACGCTGCACATGGCTATGAGGTCCTGAGCCTTTCAGTTGCGGCTGATAACGAGCGCTTTGTGTCGGCTGGCGGTGACCGCAGCGTCTTCCTCTGGGATGTGAGTACAGCTGTTACCACCAAGCGCTTTGGCGGCAACGCTCATGGCCATACTGCTCGGATTAACTGTGTGAGCTTTGCCGGTGAAGGTGATTCCATCATTGTGAGTGGTGGGTTTGATACGAGTGTCAGACTGTGGGACACcaagagcagcagcttcaagccTATACAAGTTTTTGACGAGGCAAGCGATGCTATAACTTGTCTTGCAGTTCGAGGGCCCGAAGTCCTCGCAGGAAGTGTTGATGGTCGCGTCCGCAGCTACGATATTCGCATGGGACAGGTAACCACAGATGTTATCGGTGCGCCCGTCAccagtctcagtctcactCGCGATGGACGTGCTATGCTAGTAGGCAGCCTGGACAACAAGCTGCGTCTCATGGATCGCGACAACGGCTCTTGTCTAAGAGCATACACAGACCCAGCATGGAAGAACGAGGACGTCAAGCTACAAGCGCTGCTGGGCGGCAAGGAGAAGTACGTCATGGTCGGCGATGCCATGGCTGGTGAAGCTGTATCCAAAGGTGAAGGAAGGATCTGGGCTTGGGACTTATTAACCGGAAAATTGGCTGCCAAGGTGACTGTTCCTTGGGGACCACAGGGCTTTGAACTTAAGAAGAAAGCTGTTGGCCGTgacggaaaagaaaaggcaaggaGTAATGTCGTGAGCTGTATGGCATGGAGGGAAGATGGTTGGGGAGACCAGTTCTGCGTGGGTGGGACATCAGGTGTGGTGACAGTCTACGGAGCGCTGTGAATATTAGTTATACCCATCGTTTTGAGCAACACTGCAAAGTCGTGCACATGGCTTTATCTATTGTCGAAATAAAAGCTACATCATCAAGGGCGTTTTCTGATTCATATATAGACAAGATATCGTCCATCATAAGACTCCGTGCAGATTGCCTGAACATTAATCGCTTCCCACCAGCGCCGAAAACGTGACCCGAACTGCCATAATTCAAAACGTTGTACCCCTTTCTATGCATCAAACATTGATTTTCGTACACTGTTGTGCGTTGTTCAACCCATACCGACATACTTGAACCAGTTGGGCCGACAGTCTTCTCGGTGCAGCCAGGCTTCACCGTCTGTGAGACGGCCAGTGACGCAGCCTTTGCACTTTGGAGAGTTGGGACAGTTGAAGAAGGGAATATGCTGATATCCGATATCACGGAACCTAGTTTCGTTAGTGAAGTTTATACCAGAGTATGGCGAGGGACTGACCAGTGGATCTTGCTCTGATCTTCAAACAGACCGAGAGCAATACTATGAACGGGGGCATCGCCCCATCGTTCATAAAAGAAACCACCCGCACGGTCAAGGTGATTAAAGTAGTCTTCGTAGGTCTTGCTTCGCCAAAACTCCATGTCTCCAATCTCAAAATTGCTCCAGAAATGGCACGTCGAATACCCCTGAGCCTTTCTATTCGATTGTGGTCGACGAATATCATCAGTGACCCAGCCAACAGCACTGTTTTGATGAATGTATCCTGGGTGCTCGGCCAGGAACTTGACCGTTTCAGGCCACAGCGAAGGAAGGGTCTTTGGGTCGTCGTAAAGGTTGATCGTAAACCCgtatgtcttgttgttgtcgtgCATGTAGCGGAAGACGTCGTAGTCGACATCGCAGAAGAAGTGCACATTTGGCTCCACACGCCAGTAGTAGCGGATATCCTTGAGGGCTGGATGCTTGTAGAAGAGACCGCTATTCCATCGACACATTTGGTGGTATGAGATCTTGCTTGCGTATTGAACACCGTTCTTCTCCAAAATCTTGGCTGACTCTTCAAATATTTGTTCGTCAATCCAGGATGGCATCTTCCAATGTTCGTCGGGGATGATTTCTGGCCAAAGAATCAGTATACATATCCTCCTTTCTTGTGACAAGTATCCTACCGTAGTTGatctttgcttttgtcgcCGCCCTCGTTTTCCTCTTAAACTCTTCCGTAAAAGGCTTGTCGTTGAAAAATGTCCAGGGATAGTTGAACTTTGAGTTCCATGTCCTTTCGAGGTCACGCATAGACATAACCATAGCGTCCACCTCCTCGTTCCTTACAAGGGCCAACAGCGTAGCATCTATACGTTCGGTCTTTTGCGCATCGTGGGCGTATCGTGGACTCGTGCGGTGTAGTTTTCCTTCTGGCTCGTCGGTAGCTAGAGGGTCGCCTTGGTTAGCAATGGAACAGACTGACTTTATGCACTTTGCGACTCACGATCTAGCATAGGATCTCGTTCAAAATTGGAGTACCGATCGCCGGGACCACTTAgaccccaagaaggagcaaATATCTGCCACATAAAGAAACACCAGATGATGCATCCTCCGGCGATCAACGCCCGGACAGGCCGCGCAACTGTCATGTTTTGAATTCAAGATGGCGCAAGAAAAATACTAGGGTTGCtctgaagccaagaagaggaaaaatTGGGGTTCAATTGTCCATGAGACAGGCAGAACTGAACTATGTGAGAGACTAAATGGTACAATTATCCCTCATACAGCGAATCGTCTCTAAATTGGAAGAATCGCTTGAAttctgaagatggtgaaagGGGTGTCGaatggttgaagttgatgtcACAGCAGATAAGCCAATCGATAAGAGCTGGCGATCGATTGTAGTGGAGCTTGGACCCTCCATGCCTGCTATCGACGCGACGGACGCGCCATCAACCGCTGAAACCCCGCCAAATCATCTAATCAAGTCATGATACAACCGCCATTCGGCATGATAATGCGCAAGACATGACAAAAGACCATGGCGTTTGCTGCAAGGTTGGGTTCTCTCACTGGAGAGCTCGTTGAGGCGGTGACTGGTTCATCAGCTCAGGTATGATGTCTGTTTACGAGCAACTCCAGAACGTTCAACTCATGATGACATACAGACAAACACTCGATACAAGAACCTGTATAACTCCAGCTTGCAAAGACTAAAATTGCACCCATATCTACGAACAAATCAATTCGAAGTCGAGCACCAACTTGATGGACTAGAAGAGCGATTCCGTGTCAATGGCCGAGAGGCCCTCGCTGATGCCCTCGCCGCACGTCGCGAGCAACTTCTCGAAATACCTGATAAATTCCACCCCGAGATATTATACTTGATAGTGGAGCTCTCAGATCAACCAACCTATTATGCAAAATTGAGCGATCTAGATGCACTCAAGACGGGACCTAAAGACTCGGAACTTGAGCTGCGCTGGGAGGATATCGCAAAAGAAGACGGATGGGAGgacaatgacgatgacgctGCGATATGGAAGACGATAAAGTACAGCGATAGTTCAGACGATGAGCGTTACGAGGAGGGATCTAAGAGCGAATCAGAGGCAAGCACCGACCCATCTGAAGTACCAGCACTTGGACGAACAGCCGAAGATCTTATTATCCATCCCGAGGATTACGGACAGCTCAACGAAATCCGAGCGGCGCAAGAATGGCGGATTGAAAAGCCCACAGATGCATCGGGTCATGCCCGTAAAGTACCAGTCACAGAGTTCCACATTGTACGAGAAGTCTTGTTCATGCTACAAGGATGGAAAACGACTCTTTTCGGGCCCAACGGGGTCGTTGATCCTGCATTTCAAATAGCCCATCTAAAATGGGATACTCACAGAGCTCTTATGAGTTACTTTTCTGAGGCAGGGCGCCAACTGGCTATTCTGCGCAGCTTCGTTGAAAAACCACAGCGAGCTTCGCACCTTCAAGTGTTCCAGGATACTGTGGCTAAACGACTTGCCGATTTTGAAAAGAAAGCCACAGGAATAGAATCACGGCTTGTTGCGCCCAAGAACAATGTGGTTGTGAGCTTGCTGTCGGTCAAGGGAGAGCTGGCTACCTCGCTTGAACCGTTGTACTCGCTTTCCAATATTATCGCTCAGGTACAGAATATTCCGAATCAAGGAACCTTCCGGTACCTTGAACTtttgtttgatgatgctAGCATGGCTCAACTATCTGGTAAGCTGGACATTTATGAGTTCCTGGCACGCATTTTTGTCGAATGTTTCAACGTCTACCTTCGGCCCATTCGCTTATGGATGGAGGAGGGCAAGCTTATCCCCGGCGACAAGATCTTTTTTGTTTCAGAAGCACCGAGTCAAGTATCTCCCAGCAAAATTTGGCGCGAACAGTTCAGACTTCGTCGAACGACTGATGGGAGGTTACATGCTCCCAACTTCCTTCAGCCAGCAGCTGCCAAGATTTTCAACGCTGGAAAGAACATCGTCGTTCTCAAACGGCTAGGTCGTTGGGTCTCTTCGGGCTCGGAGTGGGCGGTGCAGGAACCTCCGCTCAACTATGAGTCTCTCTGTCCCAAGGAACTGGAGCTTGTCCCCTTTTCAAAGCTCTTTGGTACTGCGTTTGATGGATGGTTGCAGACCAAGTACAACACTACCTCAACCACGTTAAGAAACACACTCTTTGAAGAATGCGGGCTCTGGTCTGCCCTTGAAGCCATGGAACGTTTGTATTTTATGTCTGATGGAGCCGCAACGGAAGCCTGGACTAGCAGCCTTTTTGGAAAGCTGGATACGCTGGATCCTAACTGGCATAACCGCTACACTCTTACTAGTGTGGCACAGGAAGCATTCACTtcccttgttgatatgacAAGAGTGTCCATATTCATCAAGCCTACAGGACTACGGATACCGGTTCTCGCAGCGCGGGATTCTGTCAAGGTGGCTCTGCCAAGCACAAGAGTCAACTATCGGTTGGCCTGGCCGATCCGCATGATTATATCCGAAGACAGCAATGCGACATACGATACCATCTTCGTACTGCTACTACAGCTGAAAAGAGCCTTGTACATCCTGCGCAAACGCAAGATTCTTGACAATGACTGGGCCGATAACGAAAACTGGGATGAAAGGGCGCTGTACTATTCGTTGCGAAACAACCTTCTCTGGTTTTGCACAACGCTCCAAACTTATTTTGCTACGCTGGTACTGTCGCCTAACTGTGCTAAGATGAGGCAGAACATGCACGAAGCGCACGATGTGGATGCCATGATCTCTGTTCATGCTGCATTCTTAAAACAGGTCGTTGACGAGGCTTGCCTTGGAAGCAGACTAACCCCCATAAGAGAGTGTTTCCTCGACGTGCTTGATTTAGCTATCAGACTCGAACAAGCACAAACAGTCAACGTAACAAAAGAGGCAGAGCGTATACAACATGTCTCTCGTCTCTCAACCAGAAATCTCTCGCCTACACCTGGAACACCTGGGTTGAAATCGAGATATGTCGTCGATAGTagcgatgaagaggatgaggccATGTATGAGTCGAAAACATTAAAGATGGGAAAGCCGTTTATGACTGTATTGAAGGAGATCAAGTCCGACTTTGATAGACATCTGCGGTTTGCATGTGGCGGTTTACGCAGTGTAGCCAGAGCTACGAGTGATGTACAGTCAGCAAAATGGGATATTCTAGCTGAGATGTTACAGACAGGCTGCCGAGACAAAAATGCAGGGCTTGCTTGAGCATCTCTATTTTGGATATGAACACAATACGATACCCCTTATGAATCAACCATCCCTTTTACGTCTTGATTTGATGTTCAATACCGTGTGTCCTACTCAGTAGATAGATGGTCTGCGATTAATCTAAAATTCGTTCCTGAGCTTATCGGCAAAGAACTGCATCAGAGGTAGAACCTCGTCTCTGTCGATCGGCATGCTCAACTGGCGTCTCTTCCACTGCACCACCTTAACATCGTCAAATTCCTGCTTCACAGCGTCGACGGCGTCTTCGTCCAGTTGACACACCAGCACGCTTGTGCGGCTCTTGCGACGGTTGGTAACAGTCGACACCATCGATTGTGGCAAAGGACCACCGAGGGAGATGAGACCTTTGAAGGTCTTGTTGCCTGCAGCTGTAGTGTTCTCGCCTTCTGTGACGTCCGTGACACGAGAAGTAGTGTCGAGAGCAGCCGCAAGACCGAGGGCAAGCGAGCCGCCTTGTCCGAAACCAAAGAACATGATATCTCTCATCTCCCAGCCGCATTTCTCGATGAGAACCTCAGTGATCAATTTCTCCATGACCAGCTTGCGCGCCTTCTCGAAACCAGAATCATCAGCGATATCTCCTGTGTTGGGGTCAACAGTGAGATCATCGCCAAAATGATAGCCGGGGACATCGGTGCCCATCAACGCAGCGGGGAGGACGGAAGTACCGCGGACGGAAATTCCAAGGACGCCTGGGAGgttgaggttcttggcgAAGCCTGCATAGGGGACGTCATGatcgccaaggccatggaagagaatgaggaaTGTGGTTGTTGATTCCGGGGGGTCGGGGAAGTGGAGGGTGTGAGGGAGGGTGGATTTGAGGGGGGAgaagtcttcttctgtggGGACACGAGGAGGCATTTTGTTGTGAGTTTTATGAAGTGGTGATATGTGATatgtggtgatgatgtgataGTGCTGAGGTTGGGTTTATGAGATTGagaattgttgatgatataAGAGCGGGGCTTGAGTGTTACTTGATCTGGGGAAACGTCACATGGAGTTGCTCTGAAACATTTGACAACGCAGTCATAACAAACAAAAGCTCGTTTGATTCACAGTATCACCAAACACTCCCAACCTGCACCTATCAAAGAACTCCGGAGCACGGAGGAAGTACAATTTACGGCGCGGGATCGGAAGAAAGTGGGGGCCATCGGAGCCGACTCAGTCAACGTAAATCATGTCTTTAAATATCTAAATCTGGACCGCTAATATCGAAAACGACAGTATCTAGAAGCACACCAAACGCGGTGCTTTTGTATATACCCATACATATCAAACAAAAACCATCAAATCATTTTCGCTGAACCAAATCATCTTTATCCAAGCTCCGGGCTTTGACCCGCGAAGGACCgggcttcatcttggtccACTCGCCGTCAGGCGTCCAGATACCAGCCTTTGTATAATCTCCGCTATCGCTTCCATCCATGTATGCAAAACGGAAATATTCTGGTAGATTCAAGCTGCTGTTTCTGGTCCAAACAAAATCACGCTTGGCGTCTATATCGCCGAAATATGTTCGGAATCGTTCCACGTCGTTGACTAGGATGCTTATACCGTCGTACAACTGGGCCGGCGGCTCGTTCCAGTTGAAAGTGATGTTTGACACAGCGTCGGTTCCAACGCCGAGATTGATGACCGGGGTTGGAATTGTGGGCAGTCGCGAACCCTTTTGAGCGTCGCCCTGCAAGGCTGCGGATGTTTGTAGCACTGGGTCAAAGCCCCATCGAGCAATACCGCTGATGAAAAGACCGACGAGGATTCCTTGGTATAGCAAAGCTGGTCGTGTCTGCATGCTTGTTCcggagagaagcaagagagCAATGATATAATGGTGTATTCGTAGACTGAGTCCTGGAATGGTAAGTGAGATAAGAATGGCTCCCACGAGAAGTGCATATAGCTTGAGGTACTTGATCAGGCGTCCTTCTTGCCTAAAGAACCACACCTGTGAAGTAATGATTGCTGCAAGCAAAATTATAATAACAGCCAGAGCACCCCTGGCACCTGGCTGCTGGTCTAAATCGTGCTTGTTGAGTCGCTGGATGGGGATGAAACTGAGGGTATAGTTCTCCATACCCCCAACCCAGCATCCGCCTAACCATAAGATGGTCTTTTCGATCTGGGCTGTGAGGCCGTGAAGGGTACGACGGACACCCATCTTGTCATACATGACCCATGCACAAAACATGGCAGGCAGAAATTTACCGATCAAGTTGGAGAACAATGCCGCAACAGAGACATGTGGGGGCGGATCAAGGGCCATACCAACAGTCCAGAAAATGCCCGTGAAGAcagagaaaaagaacaaagccGGCGAAttggtgaagaga
This is a stretch of genomic DNA from Fusarium graminearum PH-1 chromosome 4, whole genome shotgun sequence. It encodes these proteins:
- a CDS encoding glycolipid 2-alpha-mannosyltransferase, with protein sequence MTVARPVRALIAGGCIIWCFFMWQIFAPSWGLSGPGDRYSNFERDPMLDPTDEPEGKLHRTSPRYAHDAQKTERIDATLLALVRNEEVDAMVMSMRDLERTWNSKFNYPWTFFNDKPFTEEFKRKTRAATKAKINYEIIPDEHWKMPSWIDEQIFEESAKILEKNGVQYASKISYHQMCRWNSGLFYKHPALKDIRYYWRVEPNVHFFCDVDYDVFRYMHDNNKTYGFTINLYDDPKTLPSLWPETVKFLAEHPGYIHQNSAVGWVTDDIRRPQSNRKAQGYSTCHFWSNFEIGDMEFWRSKTYEDYFNHLDRAGGFFYERWGDAPVHSIALGLFEDQSKIHWFRDIGYQHIPFFNCPNSPKCKGCVTGRLTDGEAWLHREDCRPNWFKYVGMG